One window of Paludibacter propionicigenes WB4 genomic DNA carries:
- the yidD gene encoding membrane protein insertion efficiency factor YidD: MKKILHFIVLLPVYFYKYSISPLFPARCRYTPTCSQYTIEAVNKHGIFKGSWLAIKRISSCHPWGGSGYDPVP, from the coding sequence ATGAAAAAGATATTACACTTTATAGTGCTCCTTCCGGTGTATTTTTACAAGTACAGCATTTCGCCGCTTTTTCCGGCACGCTGCCGGTACACACCCACCTGCTCGCAATACACCATAGAAGCGGTGAACAAACACGGGATTTTTAAAGGTAGCTGGCTCGCCATAAAACGCATTAGCAGCTGTCATCCTTGGGGTGGCAGTGGATATGATCCGGTGCCCTGA
- a CDS encoding ABC transporter ATP-binding protein translates to MFKFITLLKRFIPPYKKYVFLSLLFNLLSTVFSLFSFAAIIPILGMLFKTEKAIKVYQIWNWHDSLKVIVAGIKNNLSYSVQQFIETIGPSAALLYLGLFLIVMTAFKVGTSYLGSYFMIPIRTGVLRDLRNQLYRKIISLPIGFFTAERKGDIMSRMTGDVVEVEASIMSSLDMMFKNPITILFYLGVMFAMSWELTLFVLVLLPFSGWLIGKIGKSLKKRSTLGQEQTGELLSQIEETLGGLRVIKAFNAEHKLEARFGALNEKLRRTFMRLNRRYDLAHPVSELLGTVVIAILLWFGGVLILGNKSSIDAAEFIYYIVIFYSIIAPAKELSKASYSIQKGLASLERVDKILMSESTIKEPENAQTMKPFSDKIEFRNLSFRYETDWVLQDINVVVPKGKTVALVGQSGSGKSTLVDLLPRYYDPVKGEILMDGVNIKNFKAYDLRSQMGNVNQEAILFNDTFFNNIAFGVENATQEQVIEAAKIANAHEFIMATENGYDSTIGDRGSKLSGGQRQRVSIARAILKNPPILILDEATSALDTESEKMVQEALENLMLNRTTLVVAHRLSTIKRADEICVLHEGKIVERGKHDELIALDGYYKRLCDMQSF, encoded by the coding sequence ATGTTCAAATTCATAACGCTTCTTAAGCGGTTTATTCCGCCCTATAAGAAATATGTTTTCTTAAGTTTGCTGTTCAACCTGCTTTCTACGGTTTTCAGCTTATTTTCTTTCGCGGCCATTATTCCTATTCTGGGAATGCTTTTCAAAACCGAAAAAGCCATCAAAGTATATCAGATCTGGAACTGGCATGATAGTCTGAAGGTGATAGTGGCGGGCATTAAAAATAATCTGTCATATTCCGTTCAGCAGTTTATCGAAACCATAGGACCAAGCGCGGCATTGCTTTACCTTGGCCTATTTCTTATTGTAATGACAGCCTTCAAAGTTGGCACTTCGTATCTGGGATCTTATTTTATGATTCCGATCCGCACCGGCGTGTTACGCGACCTCCGAAACCAACTTTACCGGAAAATCATCAGTCTGCCGATAGGCTTTTTTACCGCCGAACGCAAAGGCGATATTATGTCGCGCATGACGGGCGATGTGGTGGAAGTGGAAGCCTCCATTATGAGTTCACTGGACATGATGTTCAAAAATCCTATCACCATTTTGTTTTATCTGGGCGTAATGTTTGCCATGAGCTGGGAGCTGACGCTCTTTGTGCTGGTGCTGCTTCCGTTTAGCGGGTGGCTGATAGGTAAGATCGGTAAATCGCTGAAAAAACGCTCTACGCTGGGGCAGGAACAAACCGGCGAACTGCTGTCGCAGATAGAAGAAACGCTGGGCGGACTACGCGTGATAAAAGCCTTTAATGCCGAACATAAACTCGAAGCACGGTTTGGTGCACTGAACGAGAAACTGCGCCGCACCTTTATGCGCCTGAACCGTCGCTATGATCTTGCACATCCCGTAAGTGAGCTGTTGGGAACGGTGGTTATCGCCATTTTACTCTGGTTTGGCGGAGTACTTATTTTGGGCAACAAAAGCAGCATCGATGCAGCCGAATTTATCTACTACATTGTTATTTTCTACAGCATTATAGCTCCGGCCAAAGAGTTGTCCAAAGCTTCGTACAGCATCCAAAAGGGACTGGCTTCGCTGGAACGTGTAGATAAGATTCTGATGAGCGAAAGCACAATAAAAGAACCTGAAAACGCGCAAACCATGAAGCCGTTTTCGGATAAAATAGAATTTCGCAACCTGAGTTTCAGGTACGAGACCGACTGGGTGCTACAGGATATCAATGTGGTGGTACCCAAAGGAAAAACCGTGGCACTGGTAGGTCAGTCCGGCTCGGGAAAATCCACCCTGGTAGATTTGCTGCCCCGCTATTACGACCCCGTGAAAGGGGAAATTCTGATGGACGGCGTCAATATCAAAAACTTTAAAGCCTACGACCTGCGCTCGCAAATGGGGAATGTAAATCAGGAAGCCATCCTGTTCAACGATACGTTTTTCAATAACATCGCCTTCGGGGTCGAAAATGCAACGCAGGAACAGGTGATAGAAGCCGCCAAAATAGCCAATGCACATGAGTTTATTATGGCTACCGAAAACGGCTACGACTCTACCATAGGCGACCGTGGCAGCAAGCTTTCGGGCGGACAGCGCCAACGCGTGAGTATAGCCCGCGCCATACTGAAAAACCCGCCGATACTGATACTGGACGAAGCCACTTCGGCGCTCGACACCGAATCGGAAAAAATGGTGCAGGAAGCGCTCGAAAACCTTATGCTCAACCGCACTACGCTGGTGGTGGCTCACCGCTTGTCCACCATTAAGCGTGCCGACGAGATTTGTGTGCTGCACGAAGGCAAAATAGTAGAACGCGGCAAACACGACGAACTGATAGCCCTGGATGGATATTACAAGCGTCTGTGCGATATGCAATCGTTCTAA
- a CDS encoding phosphatidylserine decarboxylase family protein, which yields MRYVRIHKEGRLILITLTLVIFFLNLYICTHFTFGIVPIINIIVSALLLSFFAYFFRNPPRKVYIDDPSLVVAPADGTIVVVEPTDELEYFGDKRIQVSIFMSVFNVHANWYPVKGTVLKSTHHSGRHMAAFLPKSSTENERSTVIIESEGKTQILVRQIAGALARRIVTYAHAGKKCHLNEHLGFIKFGSRVDLYFPLDTEIFVTVGESTTGNETIIARLNED from the coding sequence ATGAGATACGTTAGAATTCATAAAGAAGGACGATTGATTTTAATAACACTGACGCTGGTTATCTTTTTCCTGAATTTATACATCTGCACGCATTTTACCTTTGGCATAGTGCCCATTATCAACATCATTGTTTCGGCGCTCTTGCTGTCTTTCTTTGCATACTTCTTTCGTAATCCGCCCCGCAAGGTGTATATCGACGATCCGAGCCTGGTAGTTGCACCTGCCGATGGAACCATAGTGGTGGTTGAACCTACTGATGAACTGGAGTATTTTGGAGACAAACGTATTCAGGTTTCAATCTTTATGTCGGTTTTCAACGTGCATGCAAACTGGTATCCGGTGAAGGGAACCGTGCTGAAATCGACTCACCACAGCGGACGCCACATGGCAGCCTTTTTGCCAAAATCAAGCACAGAAAATGAACGTTCGACGGTAATTATCGAATCCGAAGGAAAAACACAAATTCTGGTTCGCCAGATTGCAGGAGCTTTGGCGCGCCGAATCGTAACCTATGCGCATGCCGGAAAAAAATGTCATCTCAACGAACATCTCGGATTTATCAAGTTCGGTTCGCGTGTTGACTTATATTTTCCATTGGACACAGAAATTTTTGTAACCGTAGGCGAATCGACTACCGGAAACGAAACCATCATTGCTCGTCTAAACGAAGATTAA
- the purB gene encoding adenylosuccinate lyase, whose amino-acid sequence MNLSLLTAISPVDGRYRSKTEAYAAYFSEYALMRYRVLVEIEYFIALCEIPLKQLEQVPVSVFPKLRAIYTEFSEADALKVKEIESVTNHDVKAIEYFIKEKFDLLGLEAFKEFIHFGLTSQDINNTAVPYSIKDALNNVYYPEMDALLVLLNHQVEEWRDVSMLAKTHGQPASPTRLGKEMMVFVNRLNQQLAILKQTPNSAKFGGATGNFNAHAVAYPLIDWKNFGNHFVNDKLGLDREQWTTQISNYDNLASQFDAMKRINTILIDFCRDIWTYVSMEYFKQRIKAGEVGSSAMPHKVNPIDFENAEGNLAMANASFEFLAGKLPVSRLQRDLTDSTVLRNVGVPFAHTIIATQSIIKGLNKLLLNETAIYRDLDNTWAVVAEGIQTILRREAYPAPYEALKALTRTNEGINEKSIRDFIETLDVSQSVKEELKRITPRNYTGV is encoded by the coding sequence ATGAATTTATCTCTTCTCACGGCTATTTCACCCGTTGATGGTCGTTATCGTTCTAAAACCGAAGCTTATGCAGCTTACTTTTCGGAGTATGCCCTGATGCGTTACCGCGTTTTGGTTGAAATTGAATATTTTATTGCCCTGTGCGAAATTCCGCTAAAGCAACTGGAACAGGTTCCTGTATCGGTTTTTCCGAAGCTGCGTGCCATTTATACCGAGTTTTCTGAAGCCGATGCGCTCAAAGTAAAAGAAATTGAAAGCGTAACCAATCATGATGTCAAAGCGATAGAATACTTTATCAAAGAAAAATTTGACTTGCTGGGACTTGAAGCTTTTAAAGAGTTTATTCACTTCGGACTTACCTCGCAGGATATTAATAACACGGCTGTTCCGTACTCGATAAAAGATGCTTTGAACAATGTGTACTATCCTGAGATGGATGCTTTGCTGGTGTTGCTGAACCATCAGGTAGAAGAGTGGCGCGATGTGTCGATGCTGGCTAAAACACACGGACAGCCGGCCTCGCCTACCCGCCTGGGTAAAGAAATGATGGTGTTTGTGAACAGGCTGAACCAACAACTGGCCATCCTGAAACAAACTCCCAACTCCGCAAAATTCGGGGGAGCTACCGGAAACTTCAATGCGCACGCAGTGGCGTATCCACTGATTGACTGGAAAAACTTCGGAAATCATTTTGTGAACGACAAGCTTGGGCTGGATCGTGAGCAATGGACAACTCAGATTTCCAACTACGATAACCTGGCTTCGCAGTTCGATGCCATGAAACGTATCAACACGATTTTGATTGATTTCTGTCGTGATATCTGGACTTATGTGTCGATGGAATATTTCAAACAACGTATCAAAGCAGGCGAAGTCGGTTCTTCTGCCATGCCACACAAAGTGAACCCAATTGACTTTGAAAATGCGGAAGGAAACCTGGCCATGGCTAATGCTTCGTTTGAATTTCTGGCCGGCAAACTGCCTGTTTCACGCTTGCAACGCGACCTAACCGACAGCACCGTGCTGCGCAACGTGGGTGTACCGTTTGCTCATACGATTATTGCCACACAAAGCATTATCAAAGGATTGAACAAGCTGTTGCTGAACGAAACCGCCATCTATCGCGACCTGGACAATACCTGGGCAGTAGTGGCTGAAGGTATTCAGACTATCCTGCGCCGCGAGGCTTATCCTGCTCCATACGAAGCACTAAAAGCCCTGACCCGTACCAACGAAGGTATCAACGAAAAATCGATTCGTGATTTTATCGAAACGCTGGATGTAAGCCAATCGGTAAAAGAAGAACTAAAACGCATCACTCCGAGAAATTATACGGGAGTCTAG
- the rnpA gene encoding ribonuclease P protein component codes for MNHPNSFAKAEHLCGDKRITKLFTRGDAFIAYPLRVVYLIESRNDVAAASIMVSVPKKRFKRAVKRNRLKRLMRESYRLNKQELIEALDDKQLQIHVAFNYVSDDVLDFEAVEKKMKIALERLKEKVINKDAVSLAVTPEAPNL; via the coding sequence ATGAACCACCCAAACTCATTTGCAAAAGCGGAACATTTATGCGGTGATAAGCGCATTACTAAACTGTTTACCCGGGGCGATGCTTTTATTGCTTATCCGCTGCGTGTGGTTTATCTTATTGAGTCCCGGAATGATGTGGCAGCTGCCAGCATCATGGTGAGTGTGCCGAAGAAGCGTTTCAAAAGAGCGGTGAAAAGAAACCGACTGAAACGCCTGATGCGCGAGAGTTACCGACTGAACAAACAGGAACTGATAGAAGCCCTTGATGACAAACAGTTGCAAATACACGTGGCTTTCAATTATGTCTCTGACGATGTGCTTGATTTTGAGGCGGTAGAGAAAAAAATGAAAATCGCGCTGGAACGACTCAAAGAGAAAGTCATAAACAAAGATGCTGTTTCGTTGGCTGTTACTCCTGAAGCTCCGAACTTATAA
- a CDS encoding uroporphyrinogen-III synthase, with amino-acid sequence MKIKRILVSQPRPTTEKSPYFDISEKYSVKIDFRPFIKVEPILAKEFRTQRITILDYTAIIFNARHGIDHFFRLCEEMRITIPETMKYFCVSESVALYLQRYIHYRKRKVFYGATGKLAELVTIMNKHTDEKYLLITSDVQNEDTIATLEKLKVTYAKAVMYKTVSNDFGPDEEFNYDMLLFFSPIGIASLLKNFPNFEQGEIQIGCFGATTAQAVRDAGLRLDIEVPLPGVPSMTMALDNFLKENNKKTRK; translated from the coding sequence TTGAAAATCAAGAGGATACTTGTGTCGCAACCACGGCCGACAACCGAAAAATCACCCTATTTTGACATTAGCGAGAAATATAGTGTCAAGATTGATTTTCGTCCATTCATAAAGGTTGAGCCTATTTTAGCAAAAGAGTTCAGAACTCAACGCATAACTATTTTAGATTATACTGCTATTATCTTTAATGCTCGTCATGGTATTGATCATTTCTTCAGATTGTGCGAAGAGATGCGTATCACTATACCCGAAACCATGAAGTATTTCTGTGTTTCCGAGTCGGTAGCATTGTATTTACAGCGCTATATACATTATCGTAAGCGCAAGGTTTTTTATGGAGCTACCGGAAAACTGGCCGAGTTGGTGACCATTATGAACAAACACACCGATGAGAAATATTTACTTATTACCTCGGATGTGCAAAATGAAGATACTATCGCTACGCTGGAAAAATTAAAAGTTACTTATGCCAAAGCGGTAATGTACAAAACAGTAAGTAATGACTTTGGTCCGGATGAAGAATTTAACTACGATATGTTATTGTTCTTTAGCCCGATTGGAATTGCTTCACTTCTGAAAAACTTCCCGAATTTTGAACAAGGAGAAATTCAGATAGGATGCTTTGGTGCTACCACTGCTCAAGCGGTACGCGATGCCGGACTACGCCTTGATATTGAAGTTCCGCTTCCGGGTGTGCCTTCAATGACTATGGCACTGGATAACTTTTTGAAAGAGAATAATAAGAAAACACGAAAATAA
- a CDS encoding TIGR00730 family Rossman fold protein: MQTICVYCASSTQVKPSYFEATASLASILAKAGLSVVYGGGSNGLMGQLADSMLASRGKITGIIPRFMCEVEWNHTNLTELILVETMHERKEKMALMADAVVALPGGCGTLEELLEVITWKRLGIFTKPIVIVNLEGYFDALITMLDRAVDEHFMRDEHRRMWEVVETPEEVLPAIQNSVNWDSNARSFAAL; this comes from the coding sequence ATGCAAACTATTTGTGTCTATTGTGCTTCGAGCACACAGGTAAAGCCGTCTTATTTTGAAGCAACAGCCTCGTTAGCCTCGATATTGGCTAAAGCAGGTTTATCGGTGGTGTACGGTGGAGGTTCTAACGGACTTATGGGGCAGTTGGCCGACAGCATGTTGGCATCAAGAGGTAAAATAACCGGCATTATTCCGCGTTTTATGTGCGAAGTGGAGTGGAACCACACAAATCTGACAGAGCTTATTCTGGTAGAGACTATGCACGAACGGAAAGAAAAGATGGCTCTTATGGCCGATGCTGTTGTGGCGCTACCCGGCGGATGCGGCACGTTGGAAGAACTGTTGGAAGTTATTACCTGGAAACGCTTGGGGATATTCACTAAACCGATAGTGATTGTAAACCTGGAAGGGTATTTCGATGCATTGATAACGATGCTTGACAGAGCAGTAGATGAACACTTCATGAGAGATGAGCATCGTAGGATGTGGGAAGTGGTAGAAACACCCGAAGAAGTTCTGCCTGCTATTCAAAATTCAGTAAACTGGGATTCGAACGCCCGAAGTTTTGCCGCATTATAA
- a CDS encoding queuosine precursor transporter yields MKKQVSVAFMWFGLMFTVCLLIANIVGQKLIAVGGFEITAGLLIFPITYIINDLIAEVWGYRKMRLIIWNGFLMNFLAAIVFRLSIWAPASPHFYYQKSFALVLQSSERMVVASFIAFLFGSFLNAYVMSKMKIWQHGRHFSIRAVASTIVGEGADSLVFFTIAFSGVMGHRALLMLILTQTALKTGYEIIALPLTNFVIKKVKKTEQTDVFDTDISYNPFKVKDI; encoded by the coding sequence ATGAAAAAACAAGTTTCTGTTGCCTTTATGTGGTTCGGACTGATGTTTACAGTCTGCCTGCTTATCGCTAATATCGTAGGTCAAAAACTTATTGCCGTGGGCGGATTCGAAATCACCGCCGGACTGCTTATCTTCCCCATTACCTACATCATCAACGATTTAATTGCCGAAGTGTGGGGCTATCGTAAAATGCGCCTTATTATCTGGAATGGTTTTCTGATGAATTTTCTGGCGGCTATCGTTTTCAGGCTGAGTATCTGGGCGCCGGCTTCGCCGCATTTCTATTATCAGAAGTCATTTGCGCTGGTTCTTCAAAGCTCCGAACGCATGGTGGTGGCCAGTTTTATCGCCTTTCTTTTCGGATCGTTTCTGAATGCTTACGTGATGAGTAAAATGAAGATATGGCAGCATGGACGGCATTTTTCTATCCGTGCCGTAGCTTCTACCATTGTGGGCGAAGGAGCCGATTCACTGGTGTTTTTCACCATTGCCTTCTCGGGTGTTATGGGACATCGCGCATTGCTGATGCTTATTCTTACACAGACAGCCCTGAAAACCGGGTACGAAATTATAGCCCTCCCGCTGACCAACTTCGTGATAAAGAAAGTGAAGAAAACGGAGCAAACCGATGTGTTCGATACGGATATTTCCTACAATCCGTTTAAAGTGAAAGATATTTGA
- a CDS encoding DUF4271 domain-containing protein produces the protein MLQPDSLHTITESVKVLPDTMARLDSLARLDSLAKADSLHVVDSLRAVALIPRGFVGVPHPSLPQNESWVFIVLFILFFLLVLAVSQSSGFISETIKTFFQVKERSSIFSKATVNDFQFRFFLNIFSLGVLSLYVYLILFKPGDHFVFREYCIFYALTALFLFLKSILFNFLGYVFLTPVSLKMAKESYFNVISFLGIVLYPLLIMQIYIHNNAYIIQSVSLAMCIIACILVIIKLFQIFSHKTVASFYILLYLCTLEFLPLLGLFQVYNLILLSV, from the coding sequence ATGCTTCAGCCCGATTCATTACATACCATAACCGAAAGTGTCAAAGTACTGCCTGATACGATGGCACGCCTTGATTCATTGGCACGGCTTGACTCTTTAGCAAAAGCAGATTCGTTGCACGTAGTTGATTCGCTCCGGGCTGTGGCTCTTATTCCCCGTGGTTTTGTAGGAGTTCCGCACCCATCGCTTCCTCAAAATGAGAGTTGGGTATTCATCGTTTTATTTATTTTGTTTTTTCTATTGGTGTTGGCTGTTTCACAGTCGTCCGGTTTTATTTCGGAAACTATCAAAACATTCTTTCAGGTAAAAGAGCGCTCCAGTATTTTCAGCAAGGCCACCGTAAACGATTTTCAGTTCAGATTCTTTCTAAACATATTTTCTTTAGGAGTATTAAGTTTGTATGTCTACCTGATTTTGTTTAAACCGGGCGATCACTTTGTTTTCAGAGAATATTGTATTTTCTATGCGCTTACTGCTTTATTCTTGTTTCTTAAGTCTATTTTGTTCAACTTTTTAGGGTATGTTTTCCTGACTCCTGTGAGTTTGAAAATGGCAAAAGAGAGTTATTTTAATGTGATTTCGTTTCTGGGGATAGTTTTGTATCCATTACTCATAATGCAAATTTACATTCACAATAACGCATATATAATACAATCTGTTAGTTTGGCAATGTGCATTATTGCATGTATTCTAGTCATAATTAAACTATTTCAAATTTTTTCCCATAAAACAGTAGCTTCTTTTTATATATTGTTGTATCTTTGCACCCTTGAATTTTTACCCCTGCTAGGATTATTTCAGGTGTATAATTTGATTTTATTGAGTGTTTAA
- a CDS encoding NAD-dependent epimerase/dehydratase family protein has product MILVTGATGLVGGNLLWYLLQQNERVVAIRRPSSNVQALRTIFSFYSPEPDKFLERIDWRIADMLDINSIRAALCEVTTIYHCAAMVSLGGNSDTILNTNILGTKNIVTAALEAKVDKFCFVSSIAACGKDKNKTEIDENSTWTDSPARSFYSKSKYESEQEVWKGISQGLKAVIVNPGVILGVSGNENGSAQLFSQVRKGLPFYTNGGSGYVDVSDVAKAMILLTNSDISGERYILVGENCSNKDILGWMADGFNKRRPFIPIGGKILWLAGIIAELAGRIFNFTPVIDRGTARSATNREYYSNRKIIQSTGFTFTPIKQCIGDVCKFLLKK; this is encoded by the coding sequence ATGATATTGGTAACCGGAGCCACCGGTTTGGTGGGAGGAAATTTATTGTGGTATCTGTTACAGCAGAACGAAAGAGTTGTAGCCATACGCCGACCATCAAGCAATGTACAAGCACTGCGCACCATATTCAGCTTTTACAGCCCGGAGCCGGATAAATTTTTAGAACGTATCGATTGGAGGATAGCAGATATGCTGGATATCAACTCCATCAGGGCAGCACTTTGCGAAGTGACTACAATTTATCATTGTGCAGCCATGGTCTCACTGGGCGGAAATTCAGATACAATATTGAATACCAACATTCTGGGCACAAAAAATATTGTCACGGCTGCTCTCGAAGCTAAAGTCGATAAATTTTGCTTTGTCAGCTCAATTGCTGCCTGCGGAAAGGATAAAAACAAGACCGAAATCGATGAAAATTCAACCTGGACAGACTCCCCTGCAAGATCATTTTATTCAAAAAGTAAATATGAGTCGGAGCAGGAGGTTTGGAAAGGAATCAGTCAGGGATTAAAAGCAGTGATAGTCAACCCGGGAGTAATTTTGGGAGTTTCGGGTAACGAAAACGGAAGCGCGCAACTATTTTCGCAAGTGCGCAAGGGATTACCATTCTACACCAACGGTGGAAGCGGATACGTGGATGTCAGCGATGTGGCTAAAGCAATGATCTTGCTTACCAACTCCGATATATCCGGCGAAAGGTACATTCTGGTTGGCGAAAATTGTTCCAATAAAGACATTCTGGGCTGGATGGCAGATGGTTTCAATAAACGTCGACCATTTATTCCTATCGGGGGAAAAATACTTTGGTTAGCAGGAATTATCGCCGAACTGGCAGGACGGATTTTTAATTTCACTCCGGTAATTGATCGTGGAACGGCACGCTCAGCCACCAACAGAGAATACTATTCAAACCGAAAGATAATTCAATCCACAGGATTTACATTTACACCCATAAAGCAATGCATCGGTGATGTATGCAAATTTCTATTGAAAAAATGA
- the lpxK gene encoding tetraacyldisaccharide 4'-kinase, translating into MKTQVKHSIFLPFSLLYGIVTGIRNWLFNSDILKSTSFDIPVISVGNLAVGGTGKTPHTEFILSFLQTEWKSAVLSRGYKRRTKGFYLADENSSSLTLGDEPFQIHQKFPGVTVAVDEKRVHGVGELLKQVPDLQLVLLDDAFQHRYIQPGLSILLTDYSNIYRHDSLLPYGRLREAKHGSKRANIIVVTKCPPDLTPIDMRLTEMELKPETNQEVFFSCFVYDEMVPVFPAAQPENWTFQKIADSGAGALLVAGIVSPEPIVEQLSIYTKTIETLFFADHHAFTTKDFNQIQSAFESIKADEKIMLVTEKDAARLISNPNFPEALKSRVFALPIRVQILHNQESLFIQKIKSYVAENSRNR; encoded by the coding sequence TTGAAGACGCAAGTAAAACATAGTATCTTTTTACCTTTTTCACTACTTTACGGGATAGTGACAGGCATTCGTAACTGGTTGTTCAATAGCGATATTCTCAAATCCACATCGTTCGATATTCCTGTTATTTCCGTTGGAAATCTGGCGGTAGGCGGAACGGGCAAGACTCCGCACACCGAGTTTATTCTGTCGTTTCTGCAAACGGAATGGAAATCGGCGGTATTGAGCCGTGGATACAAGCGCCGGACAAAAGGCTTTTATCTGGCCGATGAAAATTCCAGCAGTCTGACTCTGGGGGATGAACCGTTTCAAATACATCAGAAGTTTCCGGGAGTGACAGTTGCCGTTGATGAGAAAAGAGTACACGGGGTAGGAGAGTTATTGAAGCAGGTTCCTGACCTACAACTGGTGTTGCTCGACGATGCTTTTCAGCACAGGTACATACAGCCCGGATTATCCATTTTGCTAACAGATTATTCCAATATCTACAGGCATGACAGCTTGTTGCCCTACGGCCGATTGCGTGAAGCCAAGCATGGAAGCAAGAGAGCGAACATAATAGTGGTGACTAAATGCCCGCCGGACCTGACACCTATAGATATGCGGCTGACCGAGATGGAGCTAAAGCCTGAAACCAATCAGGAAGTATTTTTCTCATGCTTTGTTTACGACGAAATGGTGCCTGTATTTCCTGCAGCGCAGCCTGAAAACTGGACTTTTCAGAAAATTGCCGACAGCGGAGCAGGCGCTTTGCTTGTGGCCGGAATAGTTTCGCCTGAACCTATTGTGGAGCAGTTGAGCATTTATACAAAAACGATTGAGACGCTTTTCTTTGCCGATCATCATGCGTTTACAACGAAAGATTTTAATCAGATACAGTCAGCATTTGAATCGATAAAAGCCGATGAAAAAATTATGCTGGTCACCGAAAAGGATGCGGCCCGCCTGATTTCTAATCCTAATTTCCCCGAGGCGCTTAAATCCCGGGTATTTGCTTTGCCTATTCGGGTGCAGATATTACACAATCAAGAATCATTATTTATTCAAAAAATTAAAAGTTATGTTGCAGAAAATTCAAGAAACCGCTGA
- a CDS encoding purine-nucleoside phosphorylase, which yields MLQKIQETADFLRSKIPSNPKTGIILGTGLGNLVTQITDKTEIPYETIPNFPVSTVEGHSGKLIVGKLGDVEVLAMQGRFHYYEGYDMKAVTFPVRVMKALGIETLLVSNASGGVNPDFEIGDLMIITDHINLFPEHPLRGKNFPELGTRFPDMSEAYSKELIAKAKQIAAKNNIKVVEGVYVGTTGPTFETPAEYRYFRTIGADAVGMSTVPEVIVANHAGMRCFGISIVTDLGVPGKIVEVSHEEVQEIGNSVQPLMTLIMKELIHQA from the coding sequence ATGTTGCAGAAAATTCAAGAAACCGCTGATTTTCTACGTTCTAAAATTCCTTCTAATCCTAAAACCGGAATTATTCTGGGCACAGGTTTAGGGAATCTGGTGACACAAATTACCGATAAAACTGAAATTCCATACGAAACTATACCTAATTTTCCTGTCTCGACCGTAGAAGGCCACAGCGGAAAACTTATTGTGGGCAAGCTTGGCGATGTGGAAGTACTGGCTATGCAGGGTCGTTTCCATTATTATGAAGGCTATGATATGAAAGCCGTTACTTTCCCTGTGCGGGTAATGAAAGCCCTGGGTATCGAAACGCTTTTGGTATCCAACGCTTCGGGTGGTGTGAATCCCGACTTCGAAATCGGTGATTTGATGATTATAACCGATCATATCAACCTGTTTCCGGAACATCCGCTTCGCGGAAAGAATTTCCCGGAACTGGGTACCCGTTTCCCCGATATGAGCGAAGCTTACTCCAAAGAATTGATAGCTAAAGCCAAACAAATAGCGGCTAAAAACAATATAAAAGTGGTAGAAGGTGTGTATGTAGGTACCACCGGACCAACGTTCGAAACGCCTGCCGAATACCGTTATTTCCGCACCATTGGAGCTGATGCTGTAGGGATGAGTACCGTGCCCGAAGTGATAGTGGCCAACCATGCCGGCATGCGCTGTTTCGGAATTTCGATCGTTACCGACTTGGGTGTTCCCGGAAAGATAGTGGAAGTAAGCCACGAGGAAGTGCAGGAAATAGGTAATTCCGTGCAGCCGCTTATGACGCTTATCATGAAAGAGCTGATACATCAGGCATAA